In Gulosibacter molinativorax, a single window of DNA contains:
- the solA gene encoding N-methyl-L-tryptophan oxidase gives MSNPQLTVAVIGLGSVGSMAAWQLSKRENVRVIGLEQYGRVHSRGSYAGESRVFRTAYHEGGLYVPMLLESRNLWRELEKESGRDVYYEVGTLSIAEEMHPEYQTTLGTVRDYDLPHELFDADQLRARFPQHRIHENDAGILDLQGGGLRPEVSVMAALEIAERNGADLRFNTPVLGIEEYKDGVVIRTEQEALKVDRIVIASGSWSNRISPELNDLLRLQILGLTWFMPRTSIEPFVPANFPAFLRDSGPVHVFGAPSFDGYSLKACSNPTWDVVRDVDDVPVGYTREELVRIGQQMQELIPDINPEPVRSSVHHCAYTPNRLPVVDLSESERVITVAGLSGHGFKFIPALGKFAAELAADSNTESVPGEFSLESHMAVLRDRGHYQGGGH, from the coding sequence ATGTCGAATCCACAACTCACGGTGGCAGTAATCGGCCTCGGCTCGGTCGGCTCGATGGCGGCCTGGCAGCTCTCGAAGCGCGAGAACGTTCGCGTGATCGGGCTCGAGCAGTACGGCCGCGTGCACTCCCGCGGGTCCTACGCGGGCGAGTCCCGCGTGTTCCGCACCGCCTACCACGAGGGTGGTCTGTATGTGCCGATGCTCCTCGAATCACGCAACCTCTGGCGCGAGCTCGAGAAGGAGTCGGGCCGCGACGTCTACTACGAGGTGGGCACGCTCTCGATCGCCGAGGAAATGCATCCCGAGTACCAGACCACGCTCGGCACCGTGCGCGACTACGACCTGCCGCACGAGCTCTTCGACGCCGACCAGCTGCGTGCGCGATTCCCGCAGCACCGCATCCACGAGAACGACGCGGGCATCCTCGACCTCCAGGGTGGCGGCCTGCGCCCCGAGGTCAGCGTCATGGCGGCGCTCGAGATTGCCGAGCGCAACGGCGCGGACCTTCGCTTTAACACCCCGGTCCTCGGCATCGAGGAGTACAAGGATGGCGTGGTCATTCGCACCGAGCAGGAGGCCCTCAAGGTCGATCGCATCGTGATCGCGTCCGGCTCGTGGTCGAACCGCATCAGCCCCGAGCTGAACGACCTGCTCCGCCTGCAGATCCTCGGCCTGACCTGGTTCATGCCGCGCACCAGCATCGAGCCGTTCGTGCCGGCAAACTTCCCCGCGTTCCTGCGCGACTCGGGCCCCGTACACGTGTTCGGTGCGCCGAGCTTCGACGGCTACTCGCTCAAGGCCTGCTCGAACCCGACGTGGGATGTGGTTCGCGACGTCGACGACGTGCCGGTGGGCTACACGCGCGAGGAGCTCGTGCGCATCGGACAGCAGATGCAGGAGCTGATCCCGGACATCAACCCGGAGCCAGTGCGCTCGAGCGTGCACCACTGCGCGTACACGCCGAACCGTCTGCCGGTCGTTGACCTCAGCGAGTCGGAGCGCGTAATCACCGTCGCAGGCCTTTCGGGCCACGGCTTCAAGTTCATCCCCGCCCTCGGCAAGTTTGCCGCCGAGCTCGCCGCCGACAGCAACACCGAGTCGGTGCCCGGCGAGTTCTCACTCGAGTCGCACATGGCGGTACTCCGCGACCGCGGCCATTACCAGGGCGGCGGGCACTAG